The following are encoded in a window of Primulina eburnea isolate SZY01 chromosome 4, ASM2296580v1, whole genome shotgun sequence genomic DNA:
- the LOC140829375 gene encoding putative late blight resistance protein homolog R1C-3: MAHAALSSLMQTLEEIHHPHPSVTSLKERVGQLLDFLENSSEKRSSTITDLGRQITDAAYGAEDVIESFFSKQILPKSSTFSWRKKLCAEFQNVIHHISEMKLIHKTIHEFEFILESVSKIKDGKVVEDLEPTKNFFAAASSKFSSRKKTSIVGSNEDFIQIKDRLTGSSSKLETISIVGMGGIGKTTLARNLYDDSLIEYHFDTRAWVTVSQDYSVQEIFRDLLKSSGSVKDEFRNESIGKLGENLYKSLKGRRYLIVMDDVWDTKVWDDVKRFFPDEYNGSRIVLTSRLSEVALYENSISYVHHMNLLGLEESWNLLCIKVFGEESPPYELEGIGKKIAWNCKGLPLAIVVIGGLLSKGSSKTREYWEIIAENVTSTTSGTDYKIMEILSSSYDHLPHHLKSCFLYMGAFPEDQEIFLSQLIMLWVAEGFLKPLSPKSSEEVAEEYLNDLIDRSLVMVGRRNHLGKIKTCRIHDLLRDLCVKKAMEEKFLQVRASSDGRNSNRRVSVQRTHICSCPSIHELTIRSLLYFTSNFSSGCLVSSFIASFRLLKVLDALPVLFYEFPFEIFKLVNLRYLAFAYMGKGKLPSSISNLQNLQTLIFRSKRYFYLPSDILKMPRLRHLILFSGGSLLCWPSGLQHNRIDSFSLQDLITLSRVENFKCTKEVIQIMPNLKRLGVHYILYNRTKWSSYGFSNFVYLEKLETLKCFFFIQLPSRFPRQVNFVFPLQLRKLTLRGCRISWNRMTMVGSLPNLEVLKLKHYSFEGPVWEPNDDEFVSLKYLQLEELDLVQWKANDTHFPSLQHLSLRYCMKLKEIPFDIGETPTLQKIDVYGCSRSAEMSAILIQEEQQSLGNEGLQVRLDSVHDAVLNSLRQATMNGRRNKHVWW, from the exons ATGGCTCATGCTGCTCTATCTTCGCTCATGCAAACACTTGAAGAAATCCATCATCCGCACCCAAGTGTTACTTCTCTGAAGGAAAGGGTTGGCCAGTTGTtagattttctggaaaattcttCAGAAAAGAGAAGCTCAACAATCACAGACTTGGGACGACAAATCACAGATGCCGCTTATGGAGCAGAAGATGTCATTGAATCCTTTTTTTCAAAACAAATCCTTCCAAAATCAAGCACTTTTTCCTGGAGGAAGAAGCTTTGTGCTGAATTTCAAAATGTCATCCATCATATAAGTGAAATGAAGCTCATTCACAAGACAATACACGAATTTGAGTTCATTTTGGAGTCTGTCTCGAAGATCAAAGATGGTAAAGTTGTTGAAGACCTGGAACCAACTAAGAACTTTTTCGCTGCAGCCTCATCAAAATTTTCTTCGAGAAAGAAGACATCTATTGTGGGATCCAATGAAGATTTTATACAGATCAAGGATCGGCTGACCGGATCATCTTCTAAACTCGAAACCATTTCCATTGTTGGGATGGGAGGCATTGGTAAGACAACTCTCGCTAGAAATCTCTACGATGACTCACTTATTGAATATCATTTTGACACTCGTGCATGGGTGACTGTATCTCAAGATTATAGCGTGCAAGAAATTTTTAGAGACCTTCTTAAATCTAGTGGATCTGTCAAAGATGAGTTCCGTAATGAAAGTATAGGTAAATTAGGTGAGAATTTGTACAAAAGTTTGAAGGGTAGAAGATACCTTATTGTGATGGATGATGTGTGGGATACCAAGGTGTGGGATGATGTCAAAAGGTTTTTTCCAGATGAATACAACGGTAGCCGTATCGTCTTGACTTCCCGGTTATCAGAGGTGGCTCTTTATGAAAATTCTATTAGCTACGTTCATCATATGAATCTCCTTGGTTTGGAAGAAAGTTGGAATCTGCTGTGCATTAAGGTTTTTGGGGAAGAATCTCCCCCTTATGAACTTGAGGGAATTGGGAAGAAAATTGCATGGAATTGCAAAGGACTTCCACTTGCAATTGTGGTGATTGGTGGTCTCCTCTCCAAAGGCAGCAGCAAGACACGAGAATATTGGGAAATTATAGCGGAAAACGTAACTTCAACAACATCAGGAACCGATTACAAAATCATGGAGATTCTATCTTCGAGTTATGACCACTTGCCTCATCATTTGAAGTCGTGTTTTCTTTACATGGGAGCCTTCCCCGAAGATCAAGAGATATTCCTCTCCCAGCTAATCATGCTCTGGGTTGCTGAAGGATTTCTAAAACCACTTAGTCCTAAAAGCTCAGAAGAGGTGGCAGAGGAGTACTTGAATGATCTGATTGACAGGAGTCTCGTTATGGTTGGCCGGAGAAACCATCTTGGAAAAATAAAAACTTGCAGAATCCATGATCTTTTGAGGGACTTGTGTGTCAAAAAAGCCATGGAGGAGAAGTTTCTTCAGGTTCGTGCTTCTTCAGATGGTAGAAATAGTAATCGGCGTGTTAGTGTCCAGCGAACTCATATATGTTCCTGTCCTAGTATTCATGAATTAACCATCCGTTCTCTATTATATTTCACCTCGAATTTCTCAAGTGGTTGCTTGGTATCGTCATTTATCGCGAGTTTCAGACTTCTCAAGGTGTTGGATGCACTACCAGTGCTGTTTTATGAGTTCCCTTTTGAAATATTCAAGCTTGTTAACTTAAGATACCTTGCTTTCGCCTACATGGGCAAGGGCAAGCTTCCTTCCTCAATATCTAATCTTCAAAATCTGCAAACTTTAATTTTTCGTTCCAAACGGTATTTCTATCTACCTTCAGACATCTTGAAAATGCCTCGactgagacatcttatattgtttagTGGGGGTTCCTTACTTTGCTGGCCTTCTGGCTTACAGCATAACAGGATCGATTCTTTCAGTCTACAAGACCTCATTACACTTTCCCGAGTTGAAAATTTCAAATGTACGAAAGAGGTAATTCAGATTATGCCGAATCTAAAAAGATTGGGAGTTCATTACATTTTGTATAATCGAACCAAATGGTCTTCCTATGGATTCAGCAACTTTGTCTACCTAGAAAAACTCGAGACTTTGAAATGTTTCTTCTTTATCCAGCTTCCGAGTAGGTTTCCCAGACAAGTAAACTTTGTTTTTCCACTTCAACTCAGGAAGTTAACTTTGAGGGGTTGCAGAATATCTTGGAATAGAATGACGATGGTAGGCTCTTTGCCTAATCTTGAAGTGTTGAAATTGAAACACTACTCCTTTGAAGGGCCGGTGTGGGAACCAAATGATGACGAATTCGTCAGTCTAAAATATCTGCAACTCGAGGAGCTCGACTTGGTCCAGTGGAAAGCCAATGACACACACTTTCCCAGTCTGCAGCACTTGAGTCTTAGATACTGCATGAAGTTGAAGGAGATCCCTTTTGATATCGGAGAGACTCCAACGCTTCAAAAGATCGACGTCTATGGTTGTAGCCGTTCCGCTGAAATGTCGGCAATCCTAATACAAGAGGAACAACAGAGCCTAGGAAACGAAGGGCTTCAAGTTCGGTTGGATTCGGTTCATGATGCTGTTTTGAATTCCCTTCGACAG GCAACCATGAATGGTCGCAGGAACAAGCATGTCTGGTGGTAA